The proteins below are encoded in one region of Papilio machaon chromosome 27, ilPapMach1.1, whole genome shotgun sequence:
- the LOC106714265 gene encoding uncharacterized protein LOC106714265 isoform X1 — MRRSSRARSAETPPRVVRNSRCCERSRRGRYRDDESRSNSNGSCHDRIRSRTRSRAARSRSRSRHGRNRSRSCDTRSRSRSRDARNRSQSRFNISHSRRKITRSQQNRLRTNSRERSKSRSITSHRLQNDHLSFYRDTSVKDALGAIMSRLTAIEEGTSSGSHNPITTCDNTPLSDANNANAKTLVDALTMLTRDKPGNYYVSSFDPAIQNFEVWCNEVERAKLANRWEDLECFSRVAHCLKGDAKIWLSEWTTNDRSWSNFVREFRSLCPQRVDYAQILHSVINTTSDKFLTYAEYARRSLLRLRIVKGISDELMVQIVIHGISDVQVRAAATNANLTTDNLISFLATYVKPTRKFDSRNFNKPVLSNCVAAKKRNFNGSDRREYESKCFICHQKGHFKDRCPKNRYVVDRPEVTNNTKLVCSFCKKIGHKDSECFSKARSEAQGCSSNPRKVNLCTELLNTASNNDISTAVIQGIPVDILIDSGALNVSLISSAIIGHFSGARKHTNCYLKGIGDKEFVAREYVTLTVEFRNITLEVDFVIVPAQYMNTPIIIGTDVLNRDGVTFIRTKHEQYLTHTPSSAPGRVLKINAISEPEVVNTPVEGTNLVKLMNIVKEYSQFLISGTATTTVKTGKMHINLTSDVPVAYHPYRLSHQEKLKVRDICQDLLDKGIIRESDSEYASPIILVKKKDGSDRMCVDFRALNRITVKDRYPLPLIEDHIDRLGGAKFFTSLDMASGFHQIPIDEHYQ; from the exons atgcgTCGTTCGTCACGTGCACGGTCAGCTGAGACACCACCTCGCGTAGTTAGGAATAGTCGTTGCTGTGAACGTTCGCGGCGCGGTAGATATCGTGATGACGAATCGCGATCAAATAGCAACGGGTCGTGTCATGATAGGATACGGTCACGTACGCGTTCCCGTGCGGCTAGGAGCCGTTCACGTTCTCGTCACGGTAGGAACCGTTCGCGTTCTTGTGACACTCGAAGCCGTTCGCGTTCTCGAGACGCTAGGAACCGTTCGCAATCACGATTCAATATCTCGCACTCACGTCGCAAAATTACTCGCTCACAACAAAATCGCCTTCGTACTAATTCACGCGAAAGGTCTAAGTCACGATCGATTACCTCGCATCGTCTTCAGAATGATCACCTATCTTTTTATCGAGATACCTCCGTAAAGGATGCGTTAGGCGCAATAATGTCTCGTTTGACCGCGATAGAGGAGGGTACGTCCAGTGGTTCTCATAATCCAATAACAACTTGCGACAACACACCTCTGTCAGATGCTAACAACGCCAACGCTAAAACGCTAGTTGATGCATTAACTATGTTGACAAGAGACAAGCCCGGTAATTATTACGTTTCGAGCTTCGACCCCgctatacaaaattttgagGTGTGGTGTAACGAAGTTGAGAGGGCTAAATTAGCGAACCGCTGGGAAGATCTCGAATGTTTTTCGCGAGTTGCTCATTGCTTGAAAGGTGATGCAAAGATTTGGTTAAGTGAGTGGACTACCAATGACCGATCGTGGTCTAACTTTGTTAGGGAGTTTAGATCTTTATGTCCTCAAAGAGTAGACTACGCACAGATTCTTCATAGCGTTATAAACACAACATCTGACAAGTTTTTAACATACGCTGAATACGCACGTCGGTCTTTACTGCGTTTGCGAATCGTTAAAGGAATAAGCGACGAACTTATGGTCCAAATAGTTATCCATGGCATAAGTGACGTACAGGTACGAGCAGCAGCCACAAACGCTAACTTAACTACGGATAATCTTATCTCGTTTTTGGCAACTTATGTGAAGCCTACCCGCAAATTCGATAGTCGAAACTTTAATAAACCCGTATTGTCCAATTGTGTTGCGGCTAAAAAGCGTAATTTTAACGGATCGGATAGAAGAGAGTACGAAAGCAAGTGCTTTATTTGCCATCAAAAGGGTCATTTCAAAGACAGGTGTCCCAAAAACCGATATGTTGTTGACAGGCCGGAAGTTACTAATAATACTAAGCTTGTTTGTTCTTTTTGCAAAAAGATAGGGCACAAAGATAGTGAATGCTTTTCCAAAGCTCGATCTGAGGCTCAAGGCTGCAGTAGCAACCCGCGTAAAGTTAACTTATGTACTGAGCTCTTAAATACTGCTAGTAACAACGATATTAGCACGGCAGTGATTCAGGGTATACCGGTTGACATTCTTATCGATAGTGGCGCTCTCAACGTCTCTTTAATATCTTCGGCGATAATCGGCCACTTCTCGGGCGCACGAAAGCATACTAATTGTTACTTGAAGGGAATAGGCGATAAAGAATTTGTTGCTCGTGAATATGTTACTCTGACGGTAGAATTTCGTAACATAACACTTGAAGTCGACTTCGTCATCGTACCCGCACAGTACATGAATACTCCTATCATAATAGGGACGGACGTACTCAATCGCGATGGTGTCACGTTTATACGTACAAAACACGAACAATACTTGACACACACACCCTCTAGCGCACCGGGTAGGGTACTTAAAATAAACGCAATTAGTGAGCCAGAGGTGGTAAACACGCCTGTCGAAGGAACAAATCTTGTTAAGTTGATGAACATCGTAAAAGAATACTCTCAATTTCTAATATCTGGTACAGCAACCACGACTGTGAAAACTGGCAAGATGCACATCAACTTGACGAGTGACGTACCGGTAGCTTATCATCCATACCGACTTTCTCATCAGGAGAAACTCAAGGTTCGCGATATTTGTCAAGATTTGTTAGACAAAGGAATCATTAGGGAATCTGATTCAGAGTACGCGAGTCCGATAATTTTGGTCAAGAAAAAAGACGGCTCGGATAGAATGTGCGTTGATTTTCGGGCACTCAATCGTATAACGGTTAAGGATAGGTATCCTCTTCCCTTAATTGAGGACCACATAGATCGGCTCGGGGGCGCGAAGTTTTTTACGTCACTAGACATGGCGTCGGGCTTCCATCAAATACCAATTGATGAACATT ATCAATAA
- the LOC123722555 gene encoding uncharacterized protein LOC123722555, which translates to MRVASQGVDRPSVNPSHPSSPPAGLVLAGPSQAQPSAPAARGLRRMRWTMDANQNALRAYFRAKGGETGGIAYRARMHRFFSELEPSITVTEQNLADRVRYILRSNLFEGAELERLKHEAVSASDAPTSARRTVPQTTVQPPAVEPAECLAEVEDEEEEMAAQDIEQMRRILEEAIVETRRMPFENRPRLPRIPLSKRNRNVVRALNPMLNVYLADSRDLCDTDSILFGAAKAVCRYIGAKLPKTGRSTNHRSVVPAWRKRIEDRIAKARALIGRLISFRSGNNRPRIVRSVRMALGGTEVSLSHPDIERKLMERIDDLKQRIAAWGKRIRRYNERTKRFNQNRLFQSDQKRFYKQLERQESTRGTGAGPDQTATVAFWRNIWSVPVDHSEGSWMQVVEGTCSKITPMDPVAITAADVAHALRRTPNWKSPGLDGLHCYWLKGFVSCHAVLAQQFQEALDSKSLPDLFTMGVTHLVPKDQITADPAKYRPITCLSTVYKTLTSILCEKITRHLNANQVISDAQNGCRGGSRGAKEPLLIDAVIGKLVKRNRRNLDAAWVDYKKAFDSVPHSWLKRVLELYKVDCTVRDFLGHCMGQWSTTLCLLGERMTAAEDRIRIRRGIFQGDCLSPIWFCLALNPLSTLLEDSGRGFQLRRGGAKVTHLFYMDDLKLFAPNYTQLLELLQITSDFSNAIRMEFGTDKCAAVHVEKGGITSSQGTDNPLNFRTLSEAETYRYLGMSQNVGVDEGSVKQSVRDVFFDRLTKVLNSLLSGANKARAYNCWVMPVLMYTFGILRWTQTELDALDRKVRTVMTSHRMHHPRSSIMRLYLPRKHGGRGLLSALTMHNREVCSLRSYYLAKSGDGIHTDVISCDKGLTPLSLANEQWQDPAVQSVSDREAIWKEKELHGRFYKALHEPFVDTVSSHHWLRFGDLFGETEGFVCAIQDQVIKTNNYRRYILKDGTVDICRACRRPGESLRHVISGCSALSNTEYLHRHNLVARIVHQELALKYGLLDVRLPYYKYVPEAVLENNRARLYWDRSIITDRTIPANKPDIVLMDRAQSGIFLVDIAIPHDENLENAATEKKRKYLDLAHEVSDMWGSLSTEIIPIVVSANGLIPVSLSGYLRRLGLRDGVLRAQMQKAGIHRDVVSVDKGLTPLSLNNENWRKHPVLSTSERLDIWKSKELHGRFYRALHGPDVDLPASVNWLRFGDLFGETEGFVCAIMDEVIKTNNYRKYIMRDGTLDVCRLCHCPGESLRHVTSGCSRLANSEYLHRHNLVARIIHQQLALKYGLIASEVPYYKYTPEPVLDDGHITLYWDRSIITDRTIVANKPDIVIIDRSARHTIIVDVSIPHDCNLVRAETDKMSKYLDLAHEIAAMWHMESTIIVPIVLSVNGLIAKSLDHHLERLSLGKWVKGQAQKAVLLSTARIVRRFLSLEA; encoded by the exons ATGCGGGTCGCCAGCCAAGGGGTTGACCGGCCATCTGTCAACCCCTCGCATCCATCATCCCCTCCAGCTGGCTTGGTGCTGGCGGGACCCTCACAGGCCCAGCCATCGGCACCCGCCGCTAGAGGTCTACGCCGCATGCGATGGACTATGGATGCTAACCAAAACGCATTGCGGGCGTATTTTAGGGCGAAAGGGGGAGAAACCGGAGGAATTGCTTACCGAGCTAGAATGCACCGCTTCTTTTCTGAGCTAGAGCCGTCGATCACCGTGACGGAACAGAACCTAGCGGATCGGGTTCGGTACATCTTACGCTCTAATCTGTTTGAAGGTGCCGAACTCGAACGACTAAAACATGAAGCTGTTTCTGCGTCGGATGCCCCGACCTCTGCCAGGAGAACAGTTCCGCAAACTACGGTGCAACCTCCAGCTGTGGAACCAGCTGAATGCCTGGCAGAGGTGGAGGACGAAGAGGAGGAAATGGCTGCCCAGGACATAGAGCAGATGAGGAGAATCTTGGAAGAGGCTATAGTGGAAACACGTCGAATGCCTTTCGAAAATCGACCGCGATTACCCCGCATTCCCCTCAGCAAGCGCAATCGTAATGTCGTGAGGGCTCTGAACCCGATGCTGAATGTGTACCTTGCGGATAGCCGGGATCTTTGCGATACGGACTCAATCTTGTTTGGCGCCGCGAAGGCCGTATGCCGATACATCGGAGCCAAACTACCAAAGACTGGACGCAGTACGAATCATCGTAGCGTAGTACCAGCGTGGCGAAAAAGAATTGAGGACCGTATTGCAAAGGCGAGAGCTCTCATCGGCAGACTGATTAGCTTCAGATCGGGCAATAATAGACCGAGGATTGTGCGCTCTGTCAGGATGGCTTTGGGTGGAACGGAAGTAAGTCTGTCTCACCCGGACATTGAACGTAAACTGATGGAGCGCATAGACGACCTGAAGCAGAGGATTGCAGCATGGGGAAAGCGGATTCGTCGATACAACGAGAGGACTAAACGGTTCAACCAGAATCGTCTCTTCCAGAGTGACCAAAAGAGGTTCTATAAGCAATTGGAGCGACAAGAATCGACCAGAGGAACGGGTGCAGGCCCAGATCAGACCGCTACAGTGGCCTTTTGGCGAAACATCTGGTCTGTGCCCGTTGACCACAGTGAGGGATCCTGGATGCAAGTTGTGGAGGGTACATGCTCTAAGATCACACCCATGGACCCTGTAGCCATTACGGCTGCGGATGTAGCACATGCGTTACGGCGGACCCCTAACTGGAAAAGCCCAGGGCTCGACGGATTGCATTGCTACTGGCTCAAAGGATTCGTGAGTTGTCATGCTGTGCTCGCCCAACAGTTCCAGGAAGCCCTCGATAGCAAGTCACTGCCGGACCTCTTCACTATGGGGGTCACTCACTTGGTTCCTAAAGACCAGATCACGGCTGATCCGGCCAAATACCGCCCTATAACGTGTCTATCTACTGTTTATAAGACACTGACTTCCATTTTATGCGAAAAAATCACTCGGCATCTAAATGCGAATCAGGTGATTTCGGATGCCCAAAATGGATGTAGGGGCGGTAGCCGAGGGGCCAAGGAACCACTCCTCATCGATGCGGTTATTGGTAAACTGGTGAAGCGCAACCGTCGCAACCTTGACGCTGCTTGGGTTGACTATAAAAAGGCTTTCGACTCGGTGCCCCACTCATGGCTAAAGAGGGTCCTCGAGCTGTACAAGGTCGACTGTACGGTAAGAGACTTCCTCGGACATTGTATGGGCCAATGGAGTACGACCCTTTGTCTCCTGGGTGAGCGCATGACGGCTGCCGAAGACCGGATAAGGATACGGAGGGGTATCTTCCAAGGTGATTGCCTGAGTCCAATCTGGTTTTGTCTCGCCCTGAATCCCCTCAGTACTTTGCTGGAGGATTCTGGCCGGGGCTTTCAACTTCGGAGAGGAGGAGCAAAAGTGACCCACCTTTTCTACATGGATGACCTCAAATTATTTGCTCCTAATTATACCCAACTGCTGGAGTTGCTACAAATCACTAGTGATTTTAGTAATGCCATCAGGATGGAGTTTGGGACGGATAAGTGTGCGGCCGTTCATGTGGAGAAAGGTGGAATTACAAGTTCACAGGGCACTGATAATCCTCTGAACTTTAGAACCCTTTCTGAGGCTGAAACATACCGATACCTGGGCATGTCACAAAATGTCGGTGTTGATGAGGGCAGCGTAAAACAATCGGTTCGTGATGTGTTTTTTGATCGCCTGACAAAAGTTCTTAACAGTCTTTTGTCAGGCGCGAATAAAGCACGCGCATATAACTGTTGGGTCATGCCCGTCCTCATGTATACCTTTGGCATACTCAGGTGGACTCAAACCGAGCTCGACGCCCTGGACAGAAAAGTCCGCACAGTTATGACGTCCCACAGGATGCATCACCCGAGATCGTCAATTATGAGACTGTACTTACCGCGAAAGCATGGTGGGCGAGGCCTTTTAAGTGCCCTCACCATGCATAATCGCGAAGTGTGCAGCCTCCGTAGCTACTATTTGGCGAAATCGGGTGATGGAATCCACACGGATGTCATATCTTGTGATAAAGGACTAACCCCCCTATCCTTGGCCAACGAACAATGGCAGGACCCGGCAGTGCAGAGCGTCTCTGACCGGGAGGCAATATGGAAAGAGAAAGAGCTCCACGGGAGGTTCTACAAGGCTCTTCATGAGCCCTTTGTAGATACTGTATCATCCCACCACTGGCTACGCTTCGGGGACCTTTTCGGGGAAACCGAGGGTTTTGTCTGTGCGATACAGGATCAGGTTATTAAGACCAACAACTATCGGAGATACATCCTAAAGGACGGCACCGTCGACATTTGTCGAGCATGTCGCCGTCCCGGTGAGTCACTTAGGCATGTTATCTCCGGTTGTTCGGCGCTTTCTAACACTGAGTATCTGCACAGACACAACTTAGTAGCCCGGATTGTCCATCAGGAGCTCGCTCTGAAGTATGGTCTTCTGGATGTTAGACTGCCTTATTATAAGTACGTCCCGGAAGCCGTGCTCGAAAATAACCGCGCCAGGCTCTACTGGGACCGGTCCATCATCACAGACAGGACTATTCCAGCGAATAAGCCTGACATTGTGCTGATGGACCGGGCACAGTCAGGGATATTTTTGGTAGACATAGCGATCCCCCATGACGAGAATCTCGAGAATGCCGCAAcagagaagaaaagaaaatatctagACTTGGCACACGAGGTTTCTGACATGTGGGGTAGCTTGTCGACTGAAATTATACCGATAGTGGTTTCTGCAAATGGTTTAATTCCAGTCAGCCTCTCTGGATACTTGAGGAGGCTGGGGCTCCGGGACGGTGTGCTCCGAGCTCAAATGCAGAAAGCG GGGATACATCGAGATGTGGTGTCAGTAGATAAGGGGCTCACCCCGCTCTCTCTTAATAACGAGAACTGGCGTAAACACCCAGTGTTGAGCACCTCCGAGCGTTTAGATATATGGAAGAGCAAGGAGTTACACGGCAGGTTTTATCGGGCTCTGCATGGGCCTGATGTAGACCTGCCTGCCTCTGTGAACTGGCTACGCTTCGGTGACCTCTTTGGGGAGACCGAGGGCTTTGTCTGTGCAATTATGGACGAAGTTATCAAGACGAACAACTACCGGAAGTACATTATGAGGGACGGCACGCTAGATGTCTGTCGTTTGTGCCACTGCCCTGGCGAGTCCCTCAGACATGTCACTTCCGGTTGTTCTCGCCTTGCTAACTCCGAGTACTTGCACAGACACAACCTAGTAGCCAGAATAATCCATCAACAACTTGCTCTTAAGTATGGTCTAATCGCTTCAGAGGTGCCGTACTACAAATACACACCGGAGCCAGTTCTCGATGATGGTCATATCACGCTCTACTGGGATCGATCTATTATCACAGACAGGACTATTGTAGCCAATAAGCCTGATATCGTGATAATAGATCGATCTGCGAGACATACGATAATTGTTGACGTAAGTATTCCCCATGACTGTAATCTCGTGAGGGCAGAGACAGACaagatgtcaaaatatttggatCTCGCGCACGAGATTGCAGCCATGTGGCATATGGAGTCAACAATTATCGTACCGATAGTGCTGTCCGTGAATGGATTAATCGCGAAGAGCCTCGATCACCACCTAGAGAGGCTCTCGCTCGGTAAGTGGGTGAAGGGCCAGGCACAGAAGGCGGTACTCCTGAGCACGGCACGCATTGTGAGGAGGTTTCTGTCTCTGGAGGCCTAA
- the LOC106714266 gene encoding uncharacterized protein LOC106714266 has product MTIKEGLSLLREVLRTLTDAGFSINIRKCTFLATEVEYLGRVISHGQVRPSPNKIEALVKAPTPSNVKQVRQFLGLAGYFRRYIKGYATKTACISRLTKKDIKFEWGPEQDKVRQYLISQLTSEPILAIFDPTLHTELHTDASSTGYGAVLMQTQADGTKRVIAYFSKVTQGAEAKYHSYELETLAVVKALQHFRHYLIGVNFKIVTDCNALKATERKKDLLPRVARWWIYLQDFNFEIEYRKGVLMGHADYLSRNPPTLQVNNIERPANWAQIAQSADSETLDLIQKLRDGVLDSSRYVCQNDILYYRYSPVGEESRLLCYIPKGHRLSLLRVFHDEHEHIGADKTYDLILKHFWFPGLKQFVHKYTSHCLICISKKRVPRAPYQPITSWEKPDIPFNTIHVDVLGPLPESNGYKFVLIIVDSFTKFCLLYPMYRQDTNELKRVFGSAVSLFGTPKLVVCDRGRMFEASAFTNWVSEMGCAIHYITPEMHHSNGQAERYVRTVLNLIRVESNNKKSTWSDALCKIQLVLNITKQKTTQYSALYLLIGTNATTPIIRALIRDVAVENSSPNREATREISRSNAKAALDKNRLGQDTRVNRQRHTPKKFQVNDQVFVIKYSQSGGKLDSGMRGPYRVTRILPNDRYEMKLLSGSRGKTTQAAAQYMVLWNGEWCPESCSAFFDDNPDDDDVGETSDRPADPASADTSPQTGNEQELAAVTNTT; this is encoded by the exons ATGACTATTAAAGAAGGTCTTTCACTCTTGCGCGAAGTTCTGAGAACTTTAACAGACGCGGGATTCTCTATAAATATACGGAAATGTACCTTTCTCGCTACCGAAGTAGAATACTTAGGGCGCGTTATAAGTCATGGCCAGGTAAGGCCGAGCCCGAACAAAATTGAAGCGCTAGTCAAGGCTCCTACTCCCTCTAACGTTAAACAAGTACGCCAGTTTCTGGGTCTCGCAGGATATTTTCGGCGCTATATTAAAGGGTATGCGACGAAAACCGCATGTATCTCGCGACTCACTAAAAaggatataaaatttgaatgggGTCCTGAACAAGATAAAGTCCGCcaatatttaataagtcaACTAACAAGCGAGCCTATACTTGCGATTTTTGATCCTACCCTCCACACCGAGCTTCACACCGACGCCAGTAGTACAGGGTACGGTGCGGTTCTCATGCAGACTCAAGCTGACGGTACTAAGCGAGTTATAGCCTACTTTAGTAAAGTCACACAAGGCGCGGAGGCGAAGTACCATTCGTACGAGTTAGAGACGCTGGCGGTTGTTAAGGCGTTGCAACATTTTCGCCATTATTTGATTGgtgtaaactttaaaatcgTCACCGATTGCAATGCGTTGAAGGCTACCGAGCGTAAAAAGGATCTCCTTCCAAGAGTTGCACGCTGGTGGATTTATCTGCAGGACttcaattttgaaattgaatatCGTAAAGGCGTCTTAATGGGTCATGCGGACTATTTGAGCAGGAATCCACCAACGTTGCAAGTTAATAACATCGAACGACCTGCGAACTGGGCGCAAATAGCTCAATCCGCTGATTCTGAGACACTTGATCTTATACAGAAACTTAGAGATGGCGTATTAGACTCTAGTCGATATGTATGTCAAAACGATATCCTCTACTACCGCTATTCACCTGTTGGCGAGGAGTCGCGCTTATTGTGCTATATTCCCAAAGGGCACAGACTCAGTTTGCTACGTGTTTTTCACGATGAGCACGAGCATATCGGAGCTGACAAAACTTACGACcttattttgaaacatttttggtTTCCCGGTCTAAAACAATTTGTCCATAAGTACACTTCCCACTGCCTTATATGCATATCTAAGAAACGTGTCCCGAGAGCTCCCTACCAGCCGATTACTTCATGGGAAAAACCTGATATCCCATTTAACACAATCCATGTCGACGTATTAGGCCCTTTACCAGAGTCGAATGGGTATAAGTTTGTACTTATCATAGTAGATTCCTTTACCAAATTTTGCCTACTTTACCCGATGTACCGACAGGACACGAACGAACTGAAACGAGTTTTTGGTAGTGCAGTGTCTTTATTTGGAACACCTAAACTGGTAGTTTGTGACCGTGGGCGCATGTTTGAGGCGTCTGCTTTCACTAACTGGGTTTCCGAAATGGGTTGTGCTATCCACTACATAACGCCCGAAATGCACCACTCCAACGGGCAAGCCGAGCGTTATGTGAGGACAGTATTGAACCTTATCCGTGTAGAGAGTAACAATAAGAAGTCTACTTGGTCTGATGCTTTGtgtaaaattcaattagtGTTAAATATAACGAAACAAAAGACCACTCAATATTCAGCTCTTTATTTACTAATCGGTACTAATGCGACCACTCCTATTATTCGTGCGCTCATCCGAGATGTTGCCGTGGAGAACTCCAGCCCCAATCGTGAAGCCACAAGAGAAATTAGCAGGAGCAACGCTAAAGCGGCGCTGGACAAAAACAGACTTGGTCAAGACACACGGGTCAATCGTCAAAGGCACACACCAAAGAAATTCCAGGTCAACGACCAGGTATTTGTGATAAAATACTCTCAATCCGGAGGTAAGCTCGATTCTGGTATGAGAGGTCCATATCGTGTCACTAGAATACTACCAAATGACCGTTATGAGATGAAGCTGCTAAGTGGATCTAGAGGCAAGACCACTCAGGCGGCAGCACAGTATATGGTACTGTGGAATGGCGAATGGTGTCCAGAGAGTTGCTCTGCATTTTTTGACG ATAACCCTGACGATGACGATGTTGGTGAAACTTCAGATAGACCAGCAGACCCCGCTAGTGCAGACACATCTCCACAAACGGGCAACGAGCAAGAACTCGCTGCAGTCACCAACACCACCTAA
- the LOC106714265 gene encoding uncharacterized protein LOC106714265 isoform X2, with product MRRSSRARSAETPPRVVRNSRCCERSRRGRYRDDESRSNSNGSCHDRIRSRTRSRAARSRSRSRHGRNRSRSCDTRSRSRSRDARNRSQSRFNISHSRRKITRSQQNRLRTNSRERSKSRSITSHRLQNDHLSFYRDTSVKDALGAIMSRLTAIEEGTSSGSHNPITTCDNTPLSDANNANAKTLVDALTMLTRDKPGNYYVSSFDPAIQNFEVWCNEVERAKLANRWEDLECFSRVAHCLKGDAKIWLSEWTTNDRSWSNFVREFRSLCPQRVDYAQILHSVINTTSDKFLTYAEYARRSLLRLRIVKGISDELMVQIVIHGISDVQVRAAATNANLTTDNLISFLATYVKPTRKFDSRNFNKPVLSNCVAAKKRNFNGSDRREYESKCFICHQKGHFKDRCPKNRYVVDRPEVTNNTKLVCSFCKKIGHKDSECFSKARSEAQGCSSNPRKVNLCTELLNTASNNDISTAVIQGIPVDILIDSGALNVSLISSAIIGHFSGARKHTNCYLKGIGDKEFVAREYVTLTVEFRNITLEVDFVIVPAQYMNTPIIIGTDVLNRDGVTFIRTKHEQYLTHTPSSAPGRVLKINAISEPEVVNTPVEGTNLVKLMNIVKEYSQFLISGTATTTVKTGKMHINLTSDVPVAYHPYRLSHQEKLKVRDICQDLLDKGIIRESDSEYASPIILVKKKDGSDRMCVDFRALNRITVKDRYPLPLIEDHIDRLGGAKFFTSLDMASGFHQIPIDEHYQ from the exons atgcgTCGTTCGTCACGTGCACGGTCAGCTGAGACACCACCTCGCGTAGTTAGGAATAGTCGTTGCTGTGAACGTTCGCGGCGCGGTAGATATCGTGATGACGAATCGCGATCAAATAGCAACGGGTCGTGTCATGATAGGATACGGTCACGTACGCGTTCCCGTGCGGCTAGGAGCCGTTCACGTTCTCGTCACGGTAGGAACCGTTCGCGTTCTTGTGACACTCGAAGCCGTTCGCGTTCTCGAGACGCTAGGAACCGTTCGCAATCACGATTCAATATCTCGCACTCACGTCGCAAAATTACTCGCTCACAACAAAATCGCCTTCGTACTAATTCACGCGAAAGGTCTAAGTCACGATCGATTACCTCGCATCGTCTTCAGAATGATCACCTATCTTTTTATCGAGATACCTCCGTAAAGGATGCGTTAGGCGCAATAATGTCTCGTTTGACCGCGATAGAGGAGGGTACGTCCAGTGGTTCTCATAATCCAATAACAACTTGCGACAACACACCTCTGTCAGATGCTAACAACGCCAACGCTAAAACGCTAGTTGATGCATTAACTATGTTGACAAGAGACAAGCCCGGTAATTATTACGTTTCGAGCTTCGACCCCgctatacaaaattttgagGTGTGGTGTAACGAAGTTGAGAGGGCTAAATTAGCGAACCGCTGGGAAGATCTCGAATGTTTTTCGCGAGTTGCTCATTGCTTGAAAGGTGATGCAAAGATTTGGTTAAGTGAGTGGACTACCAATGACCGATCGTGGTCTAACTTTGTTAGGGAGTTTAGATCTTTATGTCCTCAAAGAGTAGACTACGCACAGATTCTTCATAGCGTTATAAACACAACATCTGACAAGTTTTTAACATACGCTGAATACGCACGTCGGTCTTTACTGCGTTTGCGAATCGTTAAAGGAATAAGCGACGAACTTATGGTCCAAATAGTTATCCATGGCATAAGTGACGTACAGGTACGAGCAGCAGCCACAAACGCTAACTTAACTACGGATAATCTTATCTCGTTTTTGGCAACTTATGTGAAGCCTACCCGCAAATTCGATAGTCGAAACTTTAATAAACCCGTATTGTCCAATTGTGTTGCGGCTAAAAAGCGTAATTTTAACGGATCGGATAGAAGAGAGTACGAAAGCAAGTGCTTTATTTGCCATCAAAAGGGTCATTTCAAAGACAGGTGTCCCAAAAACCGATATGTTGTTGACAGGCCGGAAGTTACTAATAATACTAAGCTTGTTTGTTCTTTTTGCAAAAAGATAGGGCACAAAGATAGTGAATGCTTTTCCAAAGCTCGATCTGAGGCTCAAGGCTGCAGTAGCAACCCGCGTAAAGTTAACTTATGTACTGAGCTCTTAAATACTGCTAGTAACAACGATATTAGCACGGCAGTGATTCAGGGTATACCGGTTGACATTCTTATCGATAGTGGCGCTCTCAACGTCTCTTTAATATCTTCGGCGATAATCGGCCACTTCTCGGGCGCACGAAAGCATACTAATTGTTACTTGAAGGGAATAGGCGATAAAGAATTTGTTGCTCGTGAATATGTTACTCTGACGGTAGAATTTCGTAACATAACACTTGAAGTCGACTTCGTCATCGTACCCGCACAGTACATGAATACTCCTATCATAATAGGGACGGACGTACTCAATCGCGATGGTGTCACGTTTATACGTACAAAACACGAACAATACTTGACACACACACCCTCTAGCGCACCGGGTAGGGTACTTAAAATAAACGCAATTAGTGAGCCAGAGGTGGTAAACACGCCTGTCGAAGGAACAAATCTTGTTAAGTTGATGAACATCGTAAAAGAATACTCTCAATTTCTAATATCTGGTACAGCAACCACGACTGTGAAAACTGGCAAGATGCACATCAACTTGACGAGTGACGTACCGGTAGCTTATCATCCATACCGACTTTCTCATCAGGAGAAACTCAAGGTTCGCGATATTTGTCAAGATTTGTTAGACAAAGGAATCATTAGGGAATCTGATTCAGAGTACGCGAGTCCGATAATTTTGGTCAAGAAAAAAGACGGCTCGGATAGAATGTGCGTTGATTTTCGGGCACTCAATCGTATAACGGTTAAGGATAGGTATCCTCTTCCCTTAATTGAGGACCACATAGATCGGCTCGGGGGCGCGAAGTTTTTTACGTCACTAGACATGGCGTCGGGCTTCCATCAAATACCAATTGATGAA CATTATCAATAA